A stretch of the Sulfuricurvum sp. IAE1 genome encodes the following:
- a CDS encoding flagellin — RDVDFAAESASFNKHNIMAQSGSYAMSQANAVQQNVLRLLQ; from the coding sequence TTCGTGACGTAGACTTTGCTGCAGAATCGGCGAGCTTCAACAAACATAACATCATGGCCCAGTCTGGATCGTATGCTATGTCTCAGGCCAACGCCGTCCAGCAGAACGTCCTCAGACTTCTCCAGTAG